One Oharaeibacter diazotrophicus DNA segment encodes these proteins:
- a CDS encoding glycosyltransferase family 87 protein yields MTVRWRMVAAVLLAVAAVVSTVRGLQVGLAMGTDLQWSPARVFLSGRDPYALWLGGDPSDEIILKQVPNYLHVLYVAMAPLAAMDFVSARAVWAFGNLVLGVGLVLVLARRFGLDGARTALLLGLFMAGTPFRIGLELGQTALVAMAFLILPFLGPPFPGRRGAFALQGMGYAKYSFAPPFLLYGLLRHGPVALAGLIVPAAGFAVFCWWTGTSPFVAALEPLTVAGRNLGVTTADFMAVAQRLFGRHTVVSGTLALALCAVLVHAAARHPDEELHLPLVALISLACFKHHVYDYAILLPVLAYALRPGEVAGRLPILLVTAWFWLGRQAVEMSTAPWGYAGAARRWMVIPGFVVLVALIVHLLRTDAAGRRVRWPGFQGRQKAVAGSSAARSSAAEP; encoded by the coding sequence GTGACGGTGCGTTGGCGGATGGTCGCGGCGGTTCTGCTGGCTGTCGCGGCGGTGGTCTCGACGGTGCGCGGGCTCCAGGTCGGCCTCGCCATGGGCACCGATCTGCAGTGGAGCCCGGCGAGGGTCTTCCTGTCGGGGCGCGATCCCTACGCGCTCTGGCTCGGCGGCGATCCGTCCGACGAGATCATCCTGAAGCAGGTGCCGAATTATCTGCACGTGCTCTACGTCGCGATGGCGCCGCTGGCGGCCATGGACTTCGTGTCCGCCCGGGCGGTGTGGGCGTTCGGGAACCTCGTGCTCGGGGTGGGACTGGTGCTGGTGCTGGCGCGGCGATTCGGGCTCGACGGCGCGCGCACGGCGCTGCTGCTCGGCCTGTTCATGGCCGGCACGCCGTTCCGCATCGGCCTCGAACTCGGCCAGACCGCGCTCGTCGCCATGGCGTTCCTGATCCTGCCGTTCCTCGGCCCGCCCTTTCCCGGACGGCGCGGCGCCTTCGCCCTGCAGGGAATGGGATACGCCAAGTACAGCTTCGCGCCGCCGTTCCTGCTCTACGGCCTCCTGCGTCACGGCCCGGTGGCGCTCGCCGGCCTGATCGTGCCGGCAGCCGGTTTCGCGGTCTTCTGCTGGTGGACCGGGACGTCGCCCTTCGTGGCGGCGCTGGAACCGCTGACGGTGGCCGGTCGCAACCTGGGCGTGACGACGGCCGACTTCATGGCGGTGGCGCAGCGGCTGTTCGGGAGACACACGGTCGTGTCGGGCACGCTCGCGCTGGCGCTCTGCGCCGTGCTCGTCCACGCGGCCGCCCGTCATCCGGACGAGGAACTGCACCTGCCGCTGGTCGCGCTGATCTCGCTCGCCTGCTTCAAGCACCACGTCTACGACTACGCGATACTGCTGCCGGTGCTCGCCTACGCTCTGCGGCCGGGCGAGGTGGCCGGCCGCCTGCCGATCCTGCTCGTGACGGCCTGGTTCTGGTTGGGGCGACAGGCCGTGGAGATGAGCACGGCCCCCTGGGGATATGCCGGCGCCGCGCGGCGGTGGATGGTGATCCCCGGGTTCGTCGTGCTCGTCGCGCTGAT